In Fusarium pseudograminearum CS3096 chromosome 1, whole genome shotgun sequence, one genomic interval encodes:
- the PKS6 gene encoding PKS6: MAPNMTAPEPIAIIGMSCRFPGGASEPSRLWDTLSEGKSAWSEVPEDRFNMKAFYQRGDPHASTTNTAGGHFLDEDLSKFDSNFFGVKPLEARAWDPQQRLTLELAYEAFENAGLTIPQLWGSNTGVYVGQWSSDYSEILARDPEYQELYHTLGAGPAITSNRVSFFFNLRGPSFTVDTGCSSSLVALHNAVQSLRNGESTMSLVGGVNVLLDPQRFTYQSKLKMFSPDGRSFSFDHRANGYGRGEGCGCVVLKPLSLAVKDGDRIRAVIRNSALNQDGRTPQGISVPSMVAQEELIRRAYAEVGLVPTETDYVEAHGTGTAVGDPIEAQAIAAVLAQTRKPGQEPLSLASVKGNIGHTESAAGIAGLIKSVLMLENQAIPPQVNYEKPNPKIPLDKWNLQIPIRFEEKQLRRISVNSFGYGGTNAHVIVDRVDEHNHSNGTNGTNGTHHHNGTNGSNGNGTNGTNGTNGTDGFHDTESISDSISDRPRVFVLSGAEEQSCHQNAERLAQYLTKLPASLLEDSDGFLDKLAVSVNKRTVHDYSASVIAYDGEDLLAQLDVLQQTPVAIRAPVKGGARVGYVFGGQGAQYYSMGREMIKSWTPFRQSLDRANAHLKTMGCQWDLLTELSHEKAQDSHVDEPEYGQTLSTAVQLALVDTLVATKMRPTSVVGHSSGEIAAAYAAGALSFEDALTVAYHRGRLTSQLISTGISGGMLAVGSSPDAVQDYIEQVKATTKANVKIACYNSPTSVTLSGDSEAINAISELLQDDDVFNRKLKTQGAAYHSQMMQAMEEEYRSAIAYIQPRPVDAPVTMMSSLLGKKLPAGFLLDGDYWARNLVSPVLFAGALRGIMVGDEHDGSSQHSPQVDLLLEIGPHATMQGAVKETLKGLGSSVRIQYLSCLKRKTSAAENMLRTLADLFALGASVDLHYANAGFRTKLPPILKDLPPYAFNHDQRLWHDGRISHEFTHRQFLPHELLGNLSADVNHTEPRWRRFLRLKELPWLQHHIVQGQVIFPAAGYLAMAMEAMRRFTAFETENQSKATAGYSFRNTSFSKALVLREDDADTEICLSLRPEARSARNSWQDWKEFRVFSISPGKGWSEHCRGRIRAVVDQGILAEALKDTTGVKDRIAASVPHHITSNRLYATARQVGMEWYGPFDNVVNLQARTDLSVATNRMPTLLSSAHPFGLSTYVVHPGMLDSTLFHGLVASVLVEQEVKAPVVPTFLEQLTISTAIQVPEGEELRTYSVSREEGSCWSAQVELNGESVISFHGLRTAQLPSDVVNTRPHQLAHSPEWVCHYPSMTREQLIDTCINSVPAGSARQRNIVLYADVRAHVERALSHVQPDQVASGHEQSWYNWMKSFLATEPDSSDVVSEAREATKSEKFVGFDAVKIIGENLEQLLTGEVTSLSLLSTNDMLERLYSEERNQRCYTQISAYCKAVGLYNPALKVLEVGGGTASATLPFLQALSHQGHPLVAQYDFTDLSTAFFAAARERLGQYGHNVNYEAFDLAQDPETQGFEPGSYDIIVACNVVHATPSIASSLEHIRQLLRPGGTLVLMEITNGDPFYQLIFGSLSGWWSGVSEGRESTAILSEYDWKNVLAEQGYQSDPIMVGDYATSEGGTISVIFAKTPLESRRDHLSETSLHFATDLFADSSAGYLDNVAEHLGQKSELSLRQITTGNLESIKDIDSTVVVIDPETIEALAGRMDASLWEKFQKCALSCKGLLLVSRGATGSSVVPEGALAVGFARSMRLEQHGIRYITLDLDPSVDRDANELSRVLAQLLTSETFDFDRTISDADYEFAERKGQLHVNRLFPNVKLEESVAHSTRRSKPEQTEFLDTSRPLKVELGVDGLLETFRWVDDHQHARSLAPDEVRIECRAASINFRDVLIATGGLGGAGTMMNDCAGTVVEVGSNMASRYSVGDRVCSYYAQSYNNYPIVDGQHCAKIPDNVSFALGASLPIVWATTYHSLVNVAKLKAGESILIHAAAGAVGQAAVILAQHLGAVVYATCGSQEKRERLESMGVNPSHIFTSRSPAFGPALRAATNNKGVNVILNSLAGELFRESLECLTSFGRFIEIGKKDFLDDALMPTKFLLQNITFACVDLVQMINEDKPLVHGLLNDVVELVASGQLKDEVNLQLYKLGEIESAFRLISAGKHMGKVILTVDQGETVLALPATPNIPKLLPDATYLLVGGFGGLGVRLIRWLASRGAKTIVTMSRSGAKSPAAKTCIEEMDSLGVRIIAKSCDISSKEALQVVVKELEDVDGLAPVRGVINAAMALEDAMFDQMTHQQWVSSLAPKVAGTRNLDEVLPNYMDFFVVLSSIAGIIGHQAQANYAAACTFQDAFMHYRRSQGRASFAIDVGVVSDAGFVSEAPAVFSNMKRQGFSFISVAELLATLDYALSNDGPDCQASIGVMAEASPNNAEWLEQRRISHLVKDSANGAAGLNEGSGSDADHIGHIRSAKTAEEALDAVGQAVLAELSKLTVTPVDRILPHRTLDSYGVDSLVAVELRNWVVAIVAADLSLLLIRESRSIEELIHLVAGKSRLVPAKLQDAVSKLA; the protein is encoded by the exons ATGGCTCCAAACATGACAGCTCCAGAGCCGATTGCCATCATTGGCATGAGTTGCCGCTTTCCAGGTGGTGCTTCGGAACCATCCCGTCTGTGGGACACCCTCTCTGAAGGGAAGTCGGCGTGGAGTGAAGTTCCTGAAGACAGATTTAATATGAAAGCTTTTTACCAACGCGGAGATCCTCATGCAAGCACGACTAATACCGCTGGTGGTCACTTCTTGGATGAAGACCTGTCCAAATTCGACAGCAACTTCTTTGGAGTCAAACCCTTGGAGGCTCGGGCCTGGGATCCTCAACAACGTCTCACCCTCGAGCTTGCCTATGAAGCATTTGAGAATGCTGGCTTGACCATCCCACAGCTTTGGGGATCCAACACTGGCGTGTATGTTGGCCAGTGGAGTTCGGACTACAGCGAGATTCTGGCGAGAGATCCAGAATACCAGGAACTCTACCATACTCTCGGCGCTGGCCCGGCAATCACGTCCAACAGAgtctcattcttcttcaatctgaGAGGCCCAAGTTTCACAGTCGATACAGGCTGCTCATCAAGTCTCGTCGCATTGCACAATGCCGTACAGAGTCTGCGCAATGGTGAGAGCACGATGAGTCTTGTCGGCGGTGTCAACGTCTTGCTAGATCCTCAACGGTTTACCTACCAGAGCAAACTTAAGATGTTCTCACCCGATGGTCGCTCATTCTCATTTGATCATCGCGCCAATGGATacggaagaggagaaggctgtGGATGTGTCGTCTTAAAACCACTTTCACTCGCCGTTAAGGATGGCGACCGAATCCGAGCCGTGATTCGAAACTCGGCACTGAACCAAGACGGCAGGACACCTCAGGGCATCAGTGTCCCAAGTATGGTCGCGCAGGAGGAATTGATCCGGCGGGCGTATGCTGAGGTTGGGCTGGTTCCCACCGAGACAGACTATGTCGAGGCCCATGGAACAGGTACTGCAGTTGGTGATCCAATCGAGGCTCaagccattgctgctgtacTTGCTCAAACCAGGAAGCCAGGACAAGAGCCATTGTCTCTAGCTTCTGTCAAAGGAAATATCGGTCACACAGAAAGTGCGGCTGGCATTGCAGGACTGATCAAGTCCGTCTTGATGCTTGAGAACCAGGCTATTCCTCCTCAAGTTAATTATGAGAAGCCAAATCCCAAGATTCCGCTGGATAAATGGAATCTCCAG ATTCCGATTCGATTCGAGGAGAAACAACTTCGCCGCATCTCTGTGAACAG CTTTGGATATGGCGGCACTAATGCTCATGTGATTGTCGATCGCGTGGATGAGCATAATCACAGCAACGGTACAAACGGTACCAATGGTACTCATCATCATAATGGCACCAACGGCTCAAATGGCAATGGCACCAATGGTACCAATGGCACTAATGGCACTGATGGCTTCCATGATACTGAGAGTATATCCGACAGTATCTCAGACAGGCCTCGTGTTTTCGTGTTGAGTGGTGCCGAAGAGCAGAGCTGCCATCAAAATGCAGAGCGCCTCGCACAATATCTCACGAAACTTCCGGCATCTCTGCTGGAGGACTCAGATGGTTTTCTTGACAAGCTGGCTGTGTCGGTCAATAAGCGCACTGTTCATGACTACAGTGCTTCTGTCATTGCTTATGACGGAGAGGACCTGCTTGCACAGCTTGATGTCCTGCAGCAGACTCCTGTCGCAATCAGAGCACCTGTCAAGGGAGGAGCTCGTGTTGGTTATGTATTTGGAGGTCAGGGAGCCCAATACTATAGCATGGGTCGGGAAATGATCAAGTCTTGGACACCTTTTCGTCAATCTCTGGACAGAGCCAATGCTCACCTCAAGACCATGGGATGTCAGTGGGATCTTCTCACCGAGTTGAGCCATGAGAAGGCTCAGGACTCTCATGTGGATGAGCCAGAATATGGACAGACCCTCTCAACTGCCGTTCAACTGGCTTTAGTCGACACGCTCGTCGCTACGAAGATGCGGCCGACATCTGTCGTCGGTCACTCGAGTGGAGAGATTGCTGCAGCTTACGCTGCCGGTGCCCTCTCATTTGAAGACGCACTAACAGTGGCGTATCACCGTGGCCGTCTCACATCTCAGTTGATCAGTACTGGCATTTCCGGCGGTATGCTTGCCGTCGGCTCATCACCTGATGCAGTTCAAGACTACATTGAGCAGGTCAAGGCAACTACCAAAGCCAATGTCAAGATCGCTTGCTACAATAGTCCTACGAGCGTCACACTTTCTGGCGATAGCGAAGCTATTAATGCTATCTCCGAGCTGCTCCAGGACGATGATGTTTTCAACCGCAAGTTGAAGACACAGGGAGCTGCGTATCACTCACAGATGATGCAGGCGATGGAGGAAGAATATCGATCGGCCATTGCGTACATCCAACCACGCCCCGTGGATGCACCAGTTACCATGATGTCTTCACTACTAGGAAAGAAACTGCCAGCTGGTTTCTTGCTGGATGGAGATTACTGGGCTCGAAACCTTGTGTCGCCGGTTCTCTTCGCTGGAGCTCTCAGGGGCATCATGGTAGGCGATGAGCATGACGGATCATCACAACATAGTCCCCAGgtcgatctccttcttgaaatAGGCCCTCATGCTACAATGCAAGGTGCAGTCAAGGAAACATTAAAGGGACTGGGATCTTCGGTTCGCATCCAAtacctgtcttgtctcaagagaaagacaagcGCAGCCGAAAACATGCTACGCACCCTGGCCGACCTGTTTGCTCTGGGTGCCTCTGTTGATCTCCATTATGCAAACGCCGGGTTTCGCACAAAGCTGCCACCTATCCTAAAGGACTTGCCGCCATATGCCTTCAACCATGATCAACGTCTCTGGCATGATGGTCGCATATCCCATGAGTTCACTCATCGCCAGTTCCTCCCTCATGAGCTTCTGGGTAACCTTTCCGCTGATGTCAATCATACTGAGCCTAGGTGGCGTCGTTTCTTGAGACTCAAGGAGCTCCCTTGGCTGCAACATCACATTGTGCAAGGTCAAGTCATCTTCCCAGCAGCTGGTTATCTGGCAATGGCCATGGAAGCGATGCGTCGCTTCACGGCATTTGAGACTGAGAATCAGTCCAAAGCGACTGCCGGCTATTCATTCCGCAACACTAGCTTTTCGAAAGCACTGGTGCTCAGGGAGGACGATGCAGACACTGAGATCTGTCTATCGCTGCGACCCGAggcaagaagcgcaaggaaCTCATGGCAAGACTGGAAAGAGTTCCGAGTCTTTTCCATATCACCCGGTAAAGGCTGGAGCGAACATTGCCGAGGCCGCATCCGCGCTGTCGTCGATCAAGGTATTCTCGCAGAGGCTCTCAAGGACACAACTGGAGTCAAGGACCGCATCGCCGCCTCGGTTCCTCACCACATCACTTCCAATCGATTGTACGCCACTGCACGTCAAGTTGGCATGGAATGGTACGGTCCATTCGACAATGTCGTGAATCTTCAAGCAAGAACCGATTTGAGTGTGGCGACAAACAGAATGCCAACGTTGTTGAGCTCGGCTCATCCATTTGGGCTATCGACATATGTTGTGCATCCCGGCATGCTTGACTCAACTCTTTTCCATGGATTGGTCGCCAGTGTCCTAGTTGAGCAGGAGGTTAAGGCGCCTGTGGTACCTACTTTCCTTGAACAACTTACTATCTCGACTGCTATCCAAGTTCCTGAAGGGGAAGAGTTACGCACCTACTCCGTGTCTAGGGAGGAGGGTTCTTGCTGGAGCGCCCAGGTTGAGTTGAACGGAGAGTCCGTCATAAGCTTCCATGGACTAAGAACCGCTCAACTTCCCAGTGATGTAGTAAACACTCGGCCTCATCAGTTGGCACACAGCCCAGAGTGGGTATGCCATTATCCAAGTATGACACGAGAACAGCTCATCGATACTTGCATCAACTCAGTCCCTGCTGGATCTGCTAGACAACGCAATATCGTCCTCTACGCTGATGTTCGAGCTCACGTGGAGCGGGCTCTCAGCCATGTCCAGCCAGACCAAGTTGCCTCTGGTCACGAGCAGTCTTGGTACAACTGGATGAAATCGTTTTTGGCCACAGAGCCTGATTCTTCTGATGTCGTATCCGAGGCTAGAGAGGCAACAAAGTCGGAAAAGTTTGTTGGGTTTGACGCAGTAAAGATCATCGGAGAGAATCTTGAGCAGCTCCTAACAGGCGAGGTCACCTCTCTTTCCCTCTTGTCCACCAATGATATGCTCGAAAGACTGTACTCAGAGGAGCGCAACCAACGCTGTTATACACAGATTAGTGCATATTGCAAGGCTGTTGGCTTGTATAATCCAGCTTTGAAAGTGCTCGAGGTTGGAGGTGGTACAGCTTCCGCTACCCTACCCTTTCTACAAGCATTGTCTCATCAAGGCCATCCGTTGGTTGCGCAGTACGACTTTACGGATCTTTCGACAGCTTTCTTTGCTGCCGCCCGCGAGCGTCTGGGCCAGTATGGTCACAATGTCAATTACGAGGCCTTTGATCTCGCCCAGGATCCTGAAACTCAAGGTTTTGAACCTGGCAGCTACGATATCATCGTTGCGTGCAATGTCGTTCACGCTACTCCCAGCATCGCATCATCTCTGGAGCATATTCGCCAACTCCTTCGTCCGGGTGGAACGCTGGTACTTATGGAGATTACCAACGGTGATCCCTTCTACCAACTCATCTTTGGTTCCCTTTCCGGATGGTGGTCTGGCGTCAGCGAAGGACGAGAATCCACGGCTATTCTATCAGAATATGACTGGAAGAACGTGCTGGCAGAACAAGGTTATCAGTCAGATCCAATCATGGTAGGCGACTATGCCACATCTGAAGGAGGCACGATTAGTGTCATTTTTGCCAAGACTCCGCTCGAATCTCGACGTGATCATCTCAGCGAGACTTCACTACATTTCGCGACTGATCTATTTGCCGATTCGTCAGCAGGCTATCTTGACAATGTCGCTGAGCACCTCGGACAGAAATCCGAGCTTAGCCTGCGACAAATCACGACCGGCAACTTGGAAAGCATAAAAGACATCGATAGCACTGTGGTGGTAATAGATCCTGAGACAATCGAGGCTCTTGCGGGTCGCATGGACGCATCTCTATGGGAGAAGTTCCAAAAGTGCGCCTTGTCCTGCAAGGGTCTGCTCTTGGTTTCGCGAGGCGCAACTGGTAGCTCGGTCGTTCCTGAAGGAGCTTTGGCCGTTGGCTTCGCCCGATCTATGAGGTTGGAACAGCATGGCATTCGATACATCACGCTCGATCTTGACCCAAGTGTTGATCGCGATGCCAATGAGTTGAGCCGGGTTCTGGCTCAACTTCTGACCTCGGAGacatttgactttgatcGCACTATCTCTGATGCCGACTATGAGTTTGCTGAGCGTAAGGGACAATTGCACGTGAATCGACTATTCCCCAATGTCAAGCTCGAGGAGAGTGTAGCACACTCAACTAGGAGAAGCAAGCCTGAGCAGACCGAGTTCCTGGATACTTCGCGTCCACTGAAGGTCGAGCTCGGTGTGGATGGACTGCTGGAGACCTTCCGATGGGTCGACGACCATCAACATGCGCGCAGCTTGGCACCAGACGAAGTTCGCATTGAATGTCGTGCTGCCAGTATCAACTTCCGTGACGTTCTTATTGCTACCGGTGGACTCGGCGGTGCTGGAACCATGATGAACGACTGTGCCGGTACAGTGGTCGAGGTCGGCAGCAACATGGCTTCGCGCTATTCAGTTGGCGATCGAGTCTGCAGCTACTATGCTCAGTCTTACAACAACTACCCTATCGTTGATGGACAGCATTGTGCAAAGATCCCAGACAATGTCTCGTTTGCTTTGGGTGCCTCTTTACCCATCGTGTGGGCAACAACGTATCACTCACTTGTCAACGTGGCCAAGCTCAAAGCGGGAGAGTCCATTTTGAttcatgctgctgctggagcagTCGGTCAAGCCGCTGTCATCCTGGCTCAGCACCTGGGAGCCGTGGTGTATGCCACTTGCGGTTCGCAGGAGAAGCGCGAGCGTCTTGAAAGCATGGGCGTCAACCCGAGTCATATCTTTACAAGCCGCTCTCCCGCCTTTGGACCTGCTCTTCGTGCTGCGACTAACAACAAGGGCGTCAATGTCATCTTGAACTCTTTGGCCGGTGAGCTATTCCGAGAGTCTTTGGAGTGCCTCACGTCTTTTGGTCGCTTCATCGagattggaaagaaggacTTTCTCGATGATGCGCTGATGCCAACCAAGTTCTTACTTCAAAACATCACCTTTGCATGTGTTGATCTGGTCCAAATGATCAACGAGGACAAGCCACTTGTCCACGGTTTGCTCAATGATGTCGTCGAATTGGTGGCAAGCGGACAATTGAAGGATGAAGTAAATCTGCAACTTTACAAGCTTGGAGAAATCGAGTCGGCCTTCCGCCTCATTTCGGCTGGAAAACATATGGGCAAAGTCATCTTGACAGTCGATCAAGGCGAGACTGTTTTG GCTCTTCCAGCAACCCCCAACATTCCAAAGCTCCTGCCTGATGCCACCTATCTTTTGgttggtggttttggtggcCTTGGAGTTCGTCTCATCAGATGGCTTGCTTCGAGAGGGGCAAAGACTATTGTAACTATGTCTCGATCAGGAGCCAAGTCCCCTGCTGCAAAGACATGTATCGAGGAGATGGACAGCCTCGGCGTGAGAATCATTGCCAAATCATGCGATATTTCTTCCAAGGAGGCTTTACAAGTTGTGGTAAAAGAacttgaggatgtcgacggGTTGGCCCCAGTCCGCGGTGTCATCAATGCCGCCATGGCTCTCGAG GATGCCATGTTTGATCAGATGACCCATCAGCAATGGGTATCGTCGCTAGCACCCAAGGTTGCAGGCACCCGTAACCTAGATGAGGTTCTGCCAAACTACATGGACTTTTTCGTTGTTTTGTCTTCGATTGCTGGAATCATCGGCCATCAAGCTCAGGCAAACTACGCAGCAGCCTGTACTTTCCAGGATGCTTTCATGCACTatcgccgaagccaaggtcGAGCCTCCTTCGCAATCGATGTTGGAGTCGTTAGCGATGCTGGCTTTGTCAGTGAGGCTCCGGCTGTCTTTTCCAACATGAAACGTCAGggcttctctttcatctcaGTCGCTGAGCTCCTTGCGACGCTCGACTATGCTCTTAGCAACGACGGGCCAGATTGTCAAGCTAGCATTGGTGTGATGGCTGAGGCCAGCCCAAACAACGCTGAATGGTTGGAGCAGAGGCGCATCTCGCATCTGGTCAAAGATTCTGCTAATGGTGCGGCGGGTTTGAACGAGGGCAGCGGTAGTGACGCAGATCACATTGGTCACATCAGGAGTGCAAAGACAGCCGAGGAGGCTCTCGACGCTGTGGGACAAGCGGTTCTAGCTGAGTTGAGCAAGTTGACCGTCACTCCAGTGGATCGCATCCTTCCTCACCGGACGCTTGATTCCTATGGCGTTGACTCACTGGTGGCGGTGGAGTTGCGAAACTGGGTTGTGGCAATCGTAGCAGCGgatctctctcttctcttgaTTCGTGAGTCCAGGAGCATCGAGGAACTCATCCACTTGGTTGCAGGGAAATCAAGATTGGTCCCAGCCAAGCTTCAGGATGCTGTTTCGAAGCTGGCTTGA